Proteins from one Pleuronectes platessa chromosome 16, fPlePla1.1, whole genome shotgun sequence genomic window:
- the atad5a gene encoding ATPase family AAA domain-containing protein 5 — protein sequence MAGVVAMASVIEDFDTQPCKKSRKDGGSPVVKTITNYFSPVAKPAEKPFSPPRSNNIMDYFSRRPPSSKEKNSPSEQSKENCHTSQSTEKHTGSEAAVKPPSQKRGRKAIKAARRLVEAESVSSTGESDCVITDEPEQCKDSAAEVTSSCGMLGSDTAALLAQLSAETSDSAGTSERSVTVEQTEKNDHDNGFQCGNKLKPELKSMPSSPPVPARDKAKQAKTGARNSKKKHQQEAKQPEPEDNEAETSLCEVNMEINEDQALQSRHSTVTVSYEDFVRSQSRDKDGEGKDKESEITSYAEEMKNDQLKTVGPEETLIQISPRTVTIQAQVHAVSPKQEAVKSVGKLASIFSKRKGPVSPGEAVSSSPPTEAEHQLPSTMSSVKRKSNVVLQEEDLELAVLESESTPKCTVVERKQFMAAFKQPSLDGSKTKPVKCQGKQKQPGEKDSDAAAEKDAEEDSVIPLTVEQVPADSQENSVPKKKPARKGRKKAKDENDAVTTSLTVANAPPPPVEEPVVMINDDKEEEPAIPPVRRSRRETLVKQETKSTPVRKTRKHSKSKDAAGSAASPDCPVQMSNPKTRKSKHGVFVAEMVFEPDTKESPIRIKFTRILRNVSGSKAESGSGINTSVATKTSKKRKQAKKLVEKAKVIQQSKKSAARRSSRNEASSKKSYSENEDSIICLEEDKTATRVALEKSKARKRLRSLNDVLGKPSPAGKETKAVPACKGASLGQEKSSRKVSGVISIFDEGSREGSDNSQDDEQFKARRDFLKSGLPETFRKQIAKTAATKEAYSVSCASFQPVIHMTQPPKDCPLWNLPWPESPLLSQLKPLRSPTSSFPSVSGSLNLTTEPARRDLCERGSGWRPEISESVRRLLIEEVRTCNPAFPIQMFISRFLKRRTDHQQLSSASETAPTVGSKRKRMDDEGESRVKVAKKQRGHSEESVSTSEPEPTKRGGRSRRVQRSKQEKEAKEKARLSNTAAPILSEDDSVILLDGDTVENDVVKEEVLWTEKYQPQHSSDIIGNTASVRRLHSWLKEWKLRADRDERKKQKDKKQEEGSKDSDWDCGEEDSQDAEDMCNSMLITGPTGIGKTAAVYACAQELGFKVFEVNASSQRSGRLILSQLREATQSHQVDSQGVNAHKPTYFNSYGTSSSAVRPGSSPRKTNSPRRVVSSPRKPPQSPRGAKKGALAPTSLANFFKKGRPTDKEQLNIKKNEQTAASKKVGKISNEVANKHKDLTVKSPAATTPKDNSEEQSKKTATSLILFEEVDVIFDEDSGFLAAIKTFMTTTKRPVILTTSDPAFSAMFDGYFEEIHFKTPSVLNVSSYLQLLCLAEDMRTDLSDISSLLRLNGCDIRQSLLQLQFWTRSAGGRHITSPQTHTDNKAGLKPETDGEATETSVPAALPPCDTGCTESRLGLLNIEPEIDIWELLKSQSLEEPVCWELLIDCRRRGVDLLYSNMEKLLPLPLTQLTAPIRKPEKSVSESQDHPSVDPKKQLSSTCLPSDTLLSHAGLLHVAESGNCSDDGSPIKVSNRMKKNKRRHCLPGQDGLNSDSDSEESFLSLSKPQGDPQAKEEVKERLVSEKVRRKQLTPEERMKSLPVSQCLASIADFLDNMSYLDSSLHVHPEGGDNHSRMTPVCAVVKDGMTDESRVETDRGSWETGERVLEIQSAVEALSFHRCRCSAAEAWYKAQQLEGELGHQAAGELTLPVASHREGYSFSQEGPCKPQLVQVRREVMEGLTLKGVAGALGNRPAAALDYLPVLRTICRSERLKEKGKVKRRFLHYLDAIHLGLDKTTLQHLAEDFP from the exons ATGGCTGGTGTTGTGGCTATGGCATCTGTCATTGAGGATTTTGACACGCAG CCTTGCAAGAAATCCCGCAAAGATGGTGGCAGTCCGGTTGTTAAGACAATCACAAACTATTTCTCTCCTGTGGCCAAGCCTGCGGAGAaacccttctctcctcctcggtCAAACAACATCATGGACTACTTTAGCAGGAGACCTCCGTCctccaaagaaaagaacagccCGTCGGAACAGTCTAAAGAGAACTGTCATACATCTCAGTCTACCGAGAAACACACCGGCTCAGAGGCAGCAGTGAAACCGCCATCTCAGAAACGGGGTAGAAAGGCCATCAAGGCTGCTAGAAGACTTGTGGAGGCTGAAAGTGTTAGCTCGACAGGGGAGTCGGACTGCGTGATTACAGATGAACCAGAGCAGTGCAAAGACTCAGCAGCGGAGGTGACCAGTAGCTGTGGGATGCTTGGTAGTGATACAGCAGCTCTGTTGGCCCAGCTTAGTGCCGAGACTTCTGACAGTGCTGGGACATCAGAGAGGAGTGTCACTGTTGAACAGACTGAAAAAAATGATCATGACAATGGTTTCCAGTGTGGTAACAAACTTAAACCAGAGCTGAAGAGCATGCCCTCATCTCCACCTGTACCTGCGAGAGATAAGGCAAAACAGGCTAAAACTGGTGCACGGAATTCCAAGAAGAAGCATCAACAGGAGGCAAAGCAACCAGAACCAGAGGATAACGAGGCAGAGACCTCTCTGTGTGAGGTTAACATGGAGATTAATGAAGATCAGGCCTTACAGTCAAGACACAGCACGGTCACAGTATCCTATGAGGATTTTGTGCGAAGTCAGAGTCGGGACAAAGATGGAGAGGGCAAAGACAAGGAAAGTGAAATCACATCATatgcagaggaaatgaaaaacgATCAGTTGAAAACTGTAGGGCCTGAGGAGACATTAATCCAAATCTCACCCCGAACTGTAACCATCCAGGCTCAGGTGCATGCAGTCTCACCCAAACAGGAAGCAGTCAAGTCTGTTGGAAAGTTAGCTTCTATCTTTAGCAAGAGAAAGGGGCCAGTGAGCCCTGGAGAAGCAGTATCATCATCTCCTCCGACAGAAGCTGAACACCAACTTCCATCTACCATGTCGAGTGTCAAAAGGAAATCCAATGTGGTTCTTCAAGAGGAGGACCTAGAGCTGGCTGTGCTTGAGAGTGAATCCACGCCGAAGTGCACCGTGGTGGAGAGGAAGCAGTTCATGGCTGCCTTCAAACAGCCCAGCCTGGACGGGTCCAAAACCAAACCAGTGAAGTGTCAGGGCAAGCAAAAGCAACCTGGAGAGAAGGATTCAgatgctgcagcagagaaagatGCTGAGGAAGACAGCGTCATCCCTCTCACTGTTGAGCAAGTCCCGGCTGACTCTCAGGAAAACAGTGTACCTAAAAAGAAACCAGCAAGAAAAGGCAGGAAGAAGGCTAAGGACGAAAATGATGCTGTCACCACCTCCCTTACTGTGGCcaatgctcctcctcctccagtggaaGAACCGGTAGTCATGATCAATGATGATAAAGAAGAGGAGCCCGCCATCCCACCTGTGAGGAGGTCCAGAAGAGAGACTTTAGTCAAGCAAGAAACCAAATCCACTCCTGTAAGAAAAACCAGAAAACATTCCAAGTCAAAGGAtgctgctggttctgctgcttCCCCCGACTGCCCTGTGCAGATGTCCAACCCAAAGACACGGAAGTCCAAGCACGGAGTCTTTGTAGCAGAGATGGTGTTTGAGCCTGACACAAAAGAAAGTCCAATCAG GATTAAATTTACTAGGATCCTTAGAAATGTTTCTGGGTCAAAGGCTGAAAGTGGAAGTGGCATTAACACGTCTGTAGCCACTAAA ACATCAAAAAAAAGGAAGCAAGCAAAGAAGTTGGTGGAGAAAGCCAAAGTGATACAGCAGAGTAAGAAAAGTGCTGCCAGGCGTTCGTCACGAAATGAGGCGTCCTCTAAGAAGAGCTACTCTGAAAATGAG GATTCTATCATCTGCCTGGAGGAGGACAAGACTGCCACTCGGGTGGCACTAGAAAAGAGTAAAGCCCGGAAACGTTTGCGAAGTCTAAATGATGTTCTTGGCAAACCCTCACCAGCTGGCAAAGAGACCAAGGCTGTCCCAG CCTGTAAAGGGGCCTCACTGGGCCAAGAGAAGAGTTCTAGGAAGGTGTCAGGAGTGATTTCAATCTTTGATGAGGGCAGCCGAGAGGGCTCTGACAACTCCCAGGACGATGAGCAATTCAAGGCTCGAAGAGACTTTTTGAAGAGTGGTCTCCCAGAGACCTTCAGGAAGCAGATAGCCAAGACCGCTGCCACAAAAGAGGCATACTCTGTCTCCTGCGCCTCCTTCCAGCCAGTCATACACATGACGCAACCACCAAAGG ATTGCCCTCTTTGGAATCTACCGTGGCCTGAATCTCCGTTACTGTCTCAACTGAAACCGCTTCGGAGCCCAACGTCCTCCTTTCCATCTGTTAGTGGCTCCTTGAATTTGACGACTGAACCAGCTCGTAGAGACTTGTGTGAAAGG GGTTCGGGCTGGAGACCTGAGATCTCTGAAAGTGTTCGCCGGCTTCTCATCGAGGAAGTCAGGACCTGTAACCCTGCCTTCCCTATTCAGATGTTCATCAGTCGCTTCCTGAAGAGACGCACTGACCACCAGCAGCTTAGCTCTGCCTCAG AAACGGCACCAACAGTAGgaagcaagaggaagaggatggatgACGAAGGGGAGAGCAGAGTGAAGGTTGCTAAGAAGCAGCGGGGCCATTCAGAAGAGAGCGTTTCCACGTCTGAGCCAGAGCCCACCAAAAGAGGAGGCCGCTCGAGACGGGTGCAGAGGTCcaagcaggagaaggaggcaaAAGAGAAAGCCAGGCTCTCTAACACAGCTGCTCCCATCTTGTCCGAGGACGACTCTGTGATTTTGCTCGACGGCGACACTGTGGAAAACG ATGTGGTGAAGGAGGAAGTGTTGTGGACAGAAAAATATCAGCCCCAGCACTCCAGTGACATCATAGGCAACACGGCCTCAGTGAGGAGGCTGCACAG TTGGCTGAAGGAATGGAAACTCCGTGCAGACCGAGATGAGAGAAAAAAgcagaaagacaagaaacaagagGAAGGAAGCAAGG ACTCAGACTGGGACTGTGGAGAGGAGGACTCGCAGGATGCAGAGGACATGTGTAATTCAATGCTGATCACAGGACCCACCGGAATAGGAAAGACTGCTGCCGTCTATGCATGTGCCCAGGAGCTGGGCTTCAAG GTATTTGAGGTGAACGCTTCGTCTCAGCGGAGCGGCCGACTTATTCTGTCCCAGCTGAGGGAAGCCACTCAGTCACACCAGGTTGACAGCCAGGGGGTCAACGCCCACAAACCCACCTACTTCAACAGCTACGGCACAAGCAGCAGCGCTGTCAGGCCTGGATCCTCTCCTA GAAAGACTAACTCTCCTCGCAGGGTGGTTTCCTCTCCCAGGAAACCTCCCCAGTCGCCAAGAGGTGCCAAAAAAGGTGCTCTGGCTCCCACCTCTTTGGCCAACTTCTTCAAAAAGGGTCGACCCACCGACAAGGAGCAACTAAACATTAAGAAGAATGAACAAACGG CTGCTTCCAAGAAAGTTGGGAAAATAAGTAATGAGGTTGCCAATAAGCATAAAGACCTCACAGTGAAGTCCCCAGCAGCTACGACCCCTAAAGACAACAGTGAAGAACAGAGCAAGAAGACGGCCACCTCGCTCATCCTGTTTGAAGAGGTGGATGTTATTTTCGATGAAGACTCTGGGTTTCTAGCTGCCATCAAGACATTCATGACCACCACCAAGAGACCTGTCATCCTCACTACCAGTG ATCCTGCTTTCAGCGCCATGTTCGATGGCTACTTTGAAGAGATCCACTTTAAAACGCCGTCAGTG TTAAATGTGAGCAGctacctgcagctgctgtgccTGGCTGAAGACATGAGAACAGACCTGTCAGACATCAGCTCCCTGCTCAGGCTCAACGGCTGTGACATCCGGCAGAGTTTACTACAGCTGCAGTTCTGGACTCGCAGTGCAGGGGGTCGCCACATAACcagcccacagacacacactgacaacaaaG CTGGACTGAAGCCGGAGACGGACGGAGAGGCAACAGAGACGTCTGTCCCGGCcgctctccctccctgtgaCACTGGCTGCACTGAGAGCAGACTGGGACTCCTGAATATTGAACCTGAGATAGACATCTGGGAGCTGCTCAAG AGCCAGAGTCTGGAGGAGCCGGTCTGCTGGGAGCTGCTGATAGACTGCAGGCGACGAGGAGTTGATCTGCTTTATTCCAATATGGAGAAACTCTTACCTCTACCACTCACACAGTTGACTGCACCAATCCGCAAGCCAGAGAAATCAGTTTCTGAATCACAAGACCACCCTTCTGTTGATCCCAAAAAGCAGCTGTCATCCACCTGCCTGCCGTCCGACACGCTGCTTTCTCATGCCGGGTTACTGCACGTGGCAGAGTCCGGTAATTGCTCGGATGATGGCAGTCCAATTAAAGTTTCCAACAGaatgaagaagaacaagagGAGGCACTGTTTGCCTGGCCAAGATGGACTGAACTCGGACTCGGACTCAGAAGAAAGTTTTCTGTCATTGTCCAAGCCGCAGGGGGATCCTCAGGCGAAGGAGGAAGTTAAAGAGAGGTTAGTTTCAGAAAAGGTTAGAAGGAAGCAGCTGACTCCTGAAGAGCGCATGAAAAGTCTCCCAGTCTCACAGTGTCTAGCATCAATAGCAGACTTTTTAGACAACATGTCCTACTTGGACTCCTCCTTGCATGTGCATCCAGAAGGAGGAGACAATCACAGTAGAATGACACCAGTCTGTGCAGTGGTTAAAGACGGGATGACGGATGAGTCGAGGGTCGAGACTGACAGAGGGAGCTGGGAGACGGGAGAGCGCGTCTTGGAGATCCAGTCTGCCGTGGAGGCGCTTAGCTTCCACAGGTGTCggtgttcagctgcagaggCCTGGTACAAAGCCCAACAGCTGGAAGGAGAGCTTGGACAtcaggctgcaggagaactCACTCTCCCTGTGGCCTCGCATCGTGAAGGTTACAGCTTCTCTCAGGAGGGTCCCTGCAAACCACA GCTGgtccaggtgaggagagaagtAATGGAGGGTCTGACGCTGAAAGGAGTTGCTGGTGCTCTGGGAAACAGACCAGCGGCTGCTCTGGACTATTTGCCAGTTTTACGCACCATCTGCAGATCGGAGAGGCTGAAGGAGAAGGGCAAAGTTAAACGGAG GTTTCTGCACTACCTTGATGCAATCCACCTTGGTCTTGACAAAACCACACTACAGCACCTCGCCGAAGACTTCCCCTGA